The Chaetodon auriga isolate fChaAug3 chromosome 22, fChaAug3.hap1, whole genome shotgun sequence genome contains a region encoding:
- the rab21 gene encoding ras-related protein Rab-21: MAAGGTGGKTYSFKVVLLGEGCVGKTSLVLRYCENKFNDKHITTLQASFLTKKLNITGKRVNLAIWDTAGQERFHALGPIYYRDSNGAILVYDITDEDSFQKVKNWVKELRKMLGNEICLCIVGNKIDLDKDRHVSVEEAESYAETVGAKHYHTSAKLNKGIEELFLDLCKRMMETAQAEERMKGNGASQSASSRRGVQIVDDEPQATPAGGCCSSG; the protein is encoded by the exons ATGGCGGCGGGGGGCACGGGCGGAAAAACCTACTCGTTCAAGGTGGTGTTGCTGGGGGAAGGCTGTGTGGGGAAGACGTCGCTGGTGCTGCGATACTGCGAAAACAAATTCAACGACAAACACATCACAACTCTACAG GCGTCCTTTCTCACAAAGAAGCTCAACATCACAGGAAAGAGAGTTAATCTGGCCATTTGG gACACGGCAGGTCAGGAGCGTTTTCATGCTTTAGGTCCCATCTACTACAGAGACTCTAATGGAGCCATACTAGTGTACGACATCACAGACGAAGACTCCTTTCAGAAG gtgaaGAACTGGGTGAAGGAGTTGAGGAAAATGTTGGGGAACGAGATTTGTTTATGTATAGTAG GTAATAAAATTGAtctggacaaagacagacacgtctcagtggaggaggctgagag tTATGCAGAGACGGTGGGAGCCAAACACTACCACACATCGGCCAAGTTAAACAAAGGCATCGAGGAGCTCTTCCTGGACCTCTGTAAAC GGATGATGGAGACGGCTCAGgctgaggagaggatgaagggcAACGGAGCCAGCCAATCCGCATCGAGTAGGCGGGGCGTACAGATCGTCGACGACGAACCACAAGCCACGCCCGCCGGAGGATGCTGCTCTTCTGGctaa